The Plantibacter sp. Leaf314 genome includes a window with the following:
- a CDS encoding carbohydrate ABC transporter permease: protein MVTVQGASPATRAVVTNHPSRARTLRPGRPPKATGSRVTPWLFLVVPLAFLIVLTYVPVANMFWYSLTSWDGLEPEQEFVGIDNFVQIFTKPEIFQVFFVSLYYLVGAVAQLVLALYLATLLSFRTRFKNLFKGVIFFPYLINGVAIGLVFLYFLRPGGTLDALLAAVGVQDTPQWLGDPSFVNASLAATSVWRYMGLNFVLFLGAIQSVPSEQYEAADLDGANSWHKFRFIILPSIRRILGLSFILAIAGALSAFEMPYVMTGGANGSETFVIQTVNTAFKFSKVGLASAMAVVLLLIVLIITFVQRRVFPDEKGGES, encoded by the coding sequence ATGGTCACAGTCCAGGGAGCATCACCCGCCACCCGAGCGGTGGTGACGAACCATCCAAGCCGCGCGCGCACGCTGCGGCCGGGCCGGCCCCCGAAGGCCACCGGCTCCCGAGTCACGCCGTGGCTGTTCCTCGTGGTGCCGCTCGCCTTCCTGATCGTCCTCACCTACGTGCCGGTGGCGAACATGTTCTGGTACAGCCTCACTTCGTGGGACGGACTGGAGCCCGAGCAGGAGTTCGTCGGCATCGACAACTTCGTGCAGATCTTCACGAAACCGGAGATCTTCCAGGTCTTCTTCGTGAGCCTGTACTACCTGGTCGGAGCTGTCGCCCAGCTCGTCCTGGCGCTGTACCTCGCCACGCTGCTGAGCTTCCGGACCCGCTTCAAGAACCTCTTCAAGGGCGTCATCTTCTTCCCCTACCTCATCAACGGGGTCGCGATCGGGCTGGTCTTCCTCTACTTCCTCCGCCCAGGCGGCACCCTCGACGCCCTCCTCGCGGCAGTCGGTGTGCAGGACACCCCGCAGTGGCTCGGCGACCCTTCGTTCGTCAACGCCTCCCTCGCCGCCACGTCCGTGTGGCGGTACATGGGCCTCAACTTCGTCCTGTTCCTCGGCGCGATCCAGTCGGTCCCGTCCGAGCAGTACGAGGCCGCGGATCTCGACGGTGCCAACTCGTGGCACAAGTTCCGGTTCATCATCCTGCCGAGCATCCGGCGCATCCTCGGCCTCTCGTTCATCCTGGCCATCGCCGGAGCACTGTCCGCCTTCGAGATGCCGTACGTCATGACCGGCGGTGCCAACGGTTCCGAGACGTTCGTGATCCAGACCGTGAACACGGCGTTCAAATTCTCGAAGGTGGGTCTGGCGTCCGCGATGGCCGTCGTCCTGCTGCTGATCGTCCTGATCATCACCTTCGTCCAACGCCGGGTCTTCCCCGACGAGAAGGGAGGCGAATCGTGA
- a CDS encoding ROK family transcriptional regulator: protein MARRESVQSGPGSQALIVDLIRSAGTISRTELTEATGLTQPSISNIVRRLIEDGLVRETGRAAPRGGKPRTLLEINASAKYGVGIQLGFESITLVATDVRGGVVGRQLVDGAGSATPEEVTDRLVTLYRDFVAGVGLAAPSIAGVAVVAPGPIAQLGGVLLGPPTLVRWDDFPLQQALQESLDVPVIVDNDAAAAAVGEFWSRQVSRTESFACVYMGTGIGAGMVLGGALYRGSSSNAGELGHISIEVDGVPCHCGNRGCLERYAAPAAVMAAAEASRDRLDGLGLGFAPETLSRDFDQLARAAVSGHEAALDLIRFSADRVAAATVTLANLLDLDRLVLAGPGMAVAGSLYARAIRERLEQRFFARRAHPIVVELSANPRDAAAIGAASLVLQGSIAPGHGPALTR, encoded by the coding sequence ATGGCCAGACGTGAGTCCGTGCAGTCGGGTCCCGGCAGCCAGGCGCTCATCGTCGACCTGATCCGCTCGGCCGGCACGATCAGCCGTACCGAGCTCACCGAGGCGACGGGCCTGACCCAGCCGTCGATCTCGAACATCGTCCGCCGCCTCATCGAGGACGGGCTCGTCCGGGAGACCGGTCGGGCTGCGCCCAGAGGCGGCAAGCCGCGGACCCTCCTCGAGATCAACGCGAGTGCCAAGTACGGCGTCGGGATCCAGCTCGGGTTCGAGTCGATCACGCTCGTCGCAACCGACGTCCGTGGCGGCGTCGTCGGCCGACAGCTCGTCGACGGGGCGGGCTCGGCCACGCCAGAGGAGGTGACCGACCGACTGGTCACGCTCTACCGCGACTTCGTCGCCGGCGTCGGGCTCGCGGCGCCGTCGATCGCGGGCGTCGCCGTCGTCGCCCCCGGTCCGATCGCCCAACTCGGCGGTGTCCTCCTCGGTCCGCCCACGCTCGTCCGCTGGGACGACTTCCCCCTGCAGCAGGCGTTGCAGGAAAGCCTCGACGTTCCAGTGATCGTCGACAACGACGCCGCCGCCGCCGCTGTCGGTGAATTCTGGAGCCGCCAGGTGTCGCGCACGGAGTCCTTCGCGTGCGTCTACATGGGCACGGGGATCGGCGCAGGCATGGTGCTGGGCGGTGCGCTCTATCGTGGTTCGAGCTCGAACGCCGGCGAGCTGGGTCACATCAGCATCGAGGTCGACGGTGTCCCCTGCCACTGCGGCAACCGCGGGTGCCTGGAGCGCTACGCGGCGCCGGCAGCCGTGATGGCGGCGGCCGAGGCCTCGCGGGATCGCCTCGACGGACTCGGGCTCGGCTTCGCACCGGAGACGCTTAGCCGCGACTTCGACCAGCTCGCCCGAGCCGCCGTCAGCGGTCACGAGGCCGCCCTCGACCTCATCCGCTTCTCGGCCGACCGTGTCGCCGCCGCCACGGTGACCCTCGCGAACCTGCTCGACCTCGATCGACTCGTCCTCGCCGGCCCCGGCATGGCGGTCGCCGGTTCGCTCTACGCCCGGGCGATCCGCGAACGCCTCGAGCAGCGCTTCTTCGCCAGGCGTGCCCACCCGATCGTCGTCGAGCTCTCCGCCAACCCTCGCGATGCGGCTGCGATCGGTGCCGCGTCACTCGTCTTGCAGGGCTCGATCGCACCGGGCCACGGCCCGGCACTCACCCGCTGA
- a CDS encoding VOC family protein has product MTETLHSAIQSTGTDRATDDRADDLMTHSDSHVLAFEHVGITVADLDRTASFFCDVLGFELKRRSRTHGDAAHHVTGVADADIQHVFLTAGDLEVELLAYQSPDRRAAGAPGPETPGSMHLALRVDDLPGIIQRAGAYGWVPPGRPHRMTTGPRTGFLMSYLRDQQGATLELIQGTTDPFEGRSTNRDRFRAGLVD; this is encoded by the coding sequence ATGACAGAAACCCTCCACTCAGCGATACAGTCCACAGGCACGGACCGCGCAACCGACGACAGAGCGGACGATCTCATGACTCACAGCGATTCCCACGTGCTGGCGTTCGAACACGTCGGCATCACGGTCGCCGACCTCGACCGGACAGCGTCGTTCTTCTGCGACGTCCTCGGCTTCGAATTGAAGCGCCGGTCGCGCACACACGGTGACGCAGCGCATCACGTCACCGGCGTGGCGGATGCAGACATCCAGCACGTCTTCCTCACCGCTGGCGACTTGGAAGTCGAGCTGCTCGCGTACCAGTCACCCGACCGCCGTGCCGCTGGCGCGCCTGGACCTGAGACGCCGGGGTCGATGCATCTCGCTCTGCGCGTCGACGATCTCCCTGGCATCATCCAACGAGCTGGAGCGTACGGCTGGGTTCCTCCCGGGCGGCCCCACCGGATGACAACCGGGCCCCGAACCGGGTTCCTGATGAGTTACCTCCGCGATCAACAGGGCGCGACGCTGGAACTGATCCAGGGCACGACCGATCCCTTCGAAGGTCGCAGCACCAACAGAGATCGTTTTCGAGCTGGTCTGGTCGACTGA
- a CDS encoding ABC transporter substrate-binding protein has protein sequence MSRRPIIGLAATAAAAALVLSGCSGGAANDDGDPSGEITVLTNRTDLVDTTFKDYAAEFEKQYPGTTVKFEALTDYEGDAKIRLNSKDYGDVLLIPSSNVTKDQYANFFEPLGSTEEQSKTYRFANEASFDGTAYGVSTFGSAMGYVFNRDVWTKAGITEPPATEEEYLAALEKIKANGSIPYYTNYKDGWPLATLEGNLGAVQGPKVRTEMIATDSPWTEGNDQYNIDGLLFDTVAAGLSEPDPTTTNWEESKNLLASGEISSMVLGSWAVSQMQDAAEKAGESRDVIGFWPMPWKTDEGFTSVTASDKFLAVSKYSKNKATAKAWIDWFTNESGFAASQGAISPVISDPAPDTLADFSDLGVTYLELAPDPVGKEAVINDIANAAEIDLFGNTYRQKLIDVARGAADGDKESAFADLNERWAAARADVAE, from the coding sequence ATGTCCCGGAGACCGATCATCGGCCTCGCCGCAACGGCTGCGGCCGCGGCACTCGTCCTCAGCGGCTGCTCCGGCGGAGCCGCCAACGACGACGGCGACCCGAGCGGCGAGATCACCGTCCTCACCAACCGCACCGACCTCGTCGACACCACCTTCAAGGACTACGCGGCCGAGTTCGAGAAGCAGTACCCCGGCACCACCGTCAAGTTCGAAGCCCTGACCGACTACGAGGGCGACGCCAAGATCCGCCTCAACTCGAAGGACTACGGCGACGTGCTCCTCATCCCGTCCTCGAATGTCACCAAGGATCAGTACGCGAACTTCTTCGAGCCGCTCGGCAGCACCGAGGAGCAGTCCAAGACCTACCGGTTCGCGAACGAGGCCTCCTTCGACGGGACGGCCTACGGCGTCTCGACCTTCGGTTCCGCCATGGGCTACGTCTTCAACCGCGACGTCTGGACGAAGGCCGGGATCACTGAGCCGCCGGCCACCGAGGAGGAGTACCTCGCCGCACTCGAGAAGATCAAGGCGAACGGTTCGATCCCGTACTACACGAACTACAAGGACGGCTGGCCGCTCGCGACGCTCGAGGGCAACCTCGGTGCGGTCCAGGGCCCGAAGGTCCGTACCGAGATGATCGCCACCGACAGCCCGTGGACCGAGGGCAACGACCAGTACAACATCGACGGTCTCCTCTTCGACACCGTTGCCGCCGGCCTGAGCGAGCCTGACCCCACCACCACCAACTGGGAGGAGTCGAAGAACCTCCTCGCCTCGGGTGAGATCAGCTCGATGGTGCTCGGCTCCTGGGCCGTCTCGCAGATGCAGGACGCGGCGGAGAAGGCCGGCGAGTCCCGCGACGTGATCGGCTTCTGGCCGATGCCGTGGAAGACCGACGAGGGCTTCACCTCCGTCACCGCCTCCGACAAGTTCCTGGCGGTGAGCAAGTACTCGAAGAACAAGGCGACCGCGAAGGCCTGGATCGACTGGTTCACGAACGAGTCCGGATTCGCCGCGAGCCAGGGAGCCATCAGCCCCGTCATCAGCGACCCGGCGCCGGACACGCTGGCCGACTTCTCCGACCTCGGCGTCACCTACCTGGAGCTCGCTCCGGACCCGGTGGGCAAGGAAGCCGTGATCAACGACATCGCGAACGCCGCTGAGATCGACCTCTTCGGCAACACCTACCGCCAGAAGCTCATCGACGTCGCCCGTGGCGCAGCCGACGGCGACAAGGAGAGCGCATTCGCCGACCTCAACGAGCGCTGGGCAGCGGCCCGCGCCGACGTCGCCGAGTAG
- a CDS encoding LacI family DNA-binding transcriptional regulator, with amino-acid sequence MGLDAEQTIAQPRPIGLTLFRASEIYGEEPFYHELIAGIDRVVRPHGLSVLLRVLPTREEELLQLGRWHQDGAVSAVILVDLIDDDERVAFVERSGIPAIVIGAPATAQGLPAVWTNDAVTMHEAVGHLVSLGHRRLAHVTGPRELTHTLSRMEAFTLASDGPDVDTVSIGGDYSRTSGVQAMQALLARDPRPTAVVFDSDVMALGGLQAVQEAGLRVPDDLSIVAWDDSAQCQLSDPPMSALSHDVQRIGEMAGEELLELLAGRPGATREAPHAVVIERSTSGSVPGA; translated from the coding sequence ATGGGTCTCGACGCCGAACAGACTATCGCGCAGCCCAGGCCGATCGGCCTCACGCTGTTCCGTGCCTCGGAGATCTACGGGGAGGAGCCGTTCTACCACGAGCTCATCGCCGGCATCGATCGTGTGGTCCGCCCGCACGGCCTGTCGGTGCTCCTCCGAGTCCTGCCGACTCGGGAGGAGGAACTGCTGCAGCTGGGGCGCTGGCACCAGGACGGAGCGGTGAGCGCCGTCATCCTCGTGGACCTCATCGACGACGACGAGCGGGTGGCCTTCGTCGAGCGGTCCGGAATCCCGGCGATCGTGATCGGTGCACCGGCGACGGCGCAGGGCCTCCCGGCGGTCTGGACCAACGACGCGGTCACGATGCACGAGGCCGTGGGCCACCTCGTCTCGCTCGGGCACCGGCGGCTCGCGCACGTCACCGGCCCGAGGGAGCTCACGCACACGCTGTCCCGGATGGAGGCGTTCACGCTCGCCTCCGACGGGCCTGACGTGGACACCGTCTCGATCGGCGGCGACTACTCCCGGACCTCAGGCGTCCAGGCCATGCAGGCGTTGCTCGCACGCGACCCCAGGCCGACCGCGGTCGTGTTCGACAGCGACGTGATGGCGCTCGGCGGGCTGCAGGCGGTGCAGGAGGCCGGGTTGCGGGTGCCTGACGACCTCTCGATCGTGGCCTGGGACGACTCGGCGCAGTGCCAGCTGTCCGACCCGCCGATGTCCGCGCTGAGCCATGACGTGCAGCGCATCGGCGAGATGGCGGGCGAGGAGCTGCTCGAGCTGCTGGCGGGCCGCCCCGGCGCCACCCGGGAGGCGCCGCACGCCGTGGTCATCGAGCGCTCGACCTCAGGCTCCGTGCCCGGCGCCTGA